In Sciurus carolinensis chromosome 8, mSciCar1.2, whole genome shotgun sequence, the genomic stretch GCAGCACCTCTGGATGAGAAGAAGGGGGATTATGCACCTAACTGGGGTAGTCTTGGTTCCAGCTGAGTTTTAGTAGCTTCTCCAAATCCTGGTTGATGATAGTGCTAAAGAGACTGCCTCTCTGAGATGCACTAAGTAGGAGTGACAGGAACCTGGGAATCCCTGGGGATAGGGATGGGCAGCATGGACACAGGGCTTCTTCTGAAATTATCTGGGTCCCAGAACAAGGGTGTCTACCCTCCCTGAGACCTGCATTGGTAGGCAAGGAATCAGAGTCCCATGTCCCATCCTCAGGGCCACACTGAGACAGAAGTCACTAGGGGATCCAATTCATATGTAGCCTTCAGCCAGCCCTGTCCATTGTAGCTTACCCAGCCCCTCTGAAGCTGCATCTGCCTCCTGCCTGGTCTCCTACCTTTGACTTTTCCCTGAACCTAATTTGGCATCAGTGCATGCTTTACATTTTTACTGATGCCCCAGTGCAGGAATGTTcatgttttggttttaattttttaagtagaGAACAATattcatatttcaattttaaaactaaaaacagagGTGAGTTTTATGGTAGCTGTGTTTGGGAGTGCTCTTTTGGGGAATGGGATGACTTTGGTCTGGGACCTCCAAACAACTTGAGCACCCATGGATAAAGCTGTGTGGCTGGACCAAGAGACAtctttctgtctcctttgctgttGTGCCTTTTCTCTCAGCACCATGGATCTGCTGGAGTGGAACAGCCTCATTGACAGCAGGACCCAGTTCACCAAGCACCTGGTCATCCCCAATGTGCAGGTAATGCTCCCCTCTCATGGGTCCTGGCTGAGAAGAGAATTAAGCTTATTACATGTGTCTCCTGTTCTCCACCCTGGGGACATAGTGTGATTGAGACTACCATTCTCTCGACCCCACAGGGGAGAGGACAAATCCACTAGTGTCCTCAAGAGTGCTCAACAGAGACCACCGTGGAGCTTTGAGGAGCCACAGGGAGGGGGGTTTTCCTCAAGTTATCATCTAATTTTTTATGATAGGTCATCCAAACCTCTTTGGAAATGGCAACAATCATTTTATTCTCTCATAGTTCTAGGTTGATATGGCTCAGCTGGGTGGTTCTTGTTTGGAGTCTTCTATACATGTGTACTCTGAGGGTCATGGAGCTAGGTGACCCTAGGTTCCCCCAGGTTGGGTCTTGTCACTTCCAATTTCCAGCCCACTGCTTACCTGCCTGGCTTCCTGAGGGCTACCATTTTGGTACCCCTGTTGCAAGTCAGTCTATTCCTCATAGCTCCCTTGTTTGCCTTTAATCATGGGTTTTTTTCTCTGGAGCCCCCTCCTAGTTGATGGGCTCAGACTGAAAGACTGAGCCTTTCCAGTTGATTGGCTGGTCAAGGTTCACTTCGTTTGTCTTGTGTGGGAGCAGAAAGGAGTTCTCCCCATAGGTCCCGGAGTGGCCACAGAAGCAAACACCTTGGGGTGCAGGCCTggccagggcttggagctggctggCATGGGCAGTGAACTCCCTCCTGATACTACCAGGCTTCAAGTGTAGGACAAGGAGCTGGCTGGCTGTGAGATTCCAGGGCATCATGTTACTCTGTCTTGCTGGCCTTGGACAAGGTGCTGACCTTCACGTGCACAGTAGTGGGGGAAAGGCAAAATAAGGTATCCTCCCTGACCCTAGGGCCAGGCACTAAGGTGTTGGCTGGCCCAGGTTGTCCTCCTGGCCTTGCATGGGAGTAAGGGGGTGCTGGTGGGTTGAGTGTAGCACTGCTGACAGAGGTGTGATCAGGGCTTCCACGTGTAGCCTCCCTGGCCCCTCTGTAGTGTAACCATATGCTGTACTCTCAGACAGGACACCTGGAGCCTCTGCTGTCACAGTTcactgaggaggaggagctgcagatGATGAGGATACTGCAGAGGATGGATGTGCTGGCTACAGTGTGAGCCAGCCCCAtgtggggtgtgggtggggcTTCAAGGACCCTGGGATTTGTGATGGGGAAAAGCATCTGTCTCACTTGAACCACAAAGTCTCTCCTGCCCTTTGCACCTCTCAGAAAGCCAAGGAAGCAGGGGTACGGCTGATGGTGGATGCTGAGCAGACCTACTTCCAGCCAGCAATCAGCTACCTGACACTGGAAATGCAGCGCAAGTTCAATGTAGAGAAGCCTCTCATCTTCAACACCTACCAGTGCTACCTCAAGGTATGGGCCCCTGCCTTCCcacttccctgcctccctccaggcCTTGACTACAGGTCCTCTGGTGTGCAGCTTGACCAACCACCCTGCAGGAAGTGTGCTCTTCTGAGCCCTGTGGCATCTGCCTGGCCCTCTCTGAGCAGAGGCTGGGTGCACAtaggaaagagaggagggagaaggctATATCCCCAAGGGATTATTGGGGCCCTCTGCAGCACAGCTAACATGGTCTGGGTCCAACTTCCAGGAGAGAAGACCCTGCCCAGTGGCCATGTCCAGCCCCgcagaggaggagaggtgggGGTGATTACCTCAGAGTAGTAGTAAGCAAAACCTTTTGAGACTCTGTCACCAGTCCCTGTTCTGGACTTTAGGACTCTGACAAGAGTGTaggcaggggttgggggaggaggaTACAAAAGATCTTTTAAAGAGTTCATCTGATGTACTTTAAACCTCTAATTTTGAAGACTTTATGgatgattgtttctttttgtctgtttttaagaattttataaaagctTTAAGAATTTGATAAAAGCTCTGGGCtcctctttagaaaaaaaattgtgcagaATTTTGCATGTCCTGAGGGAGCCCAGAGGTACTTCAGGATAGGACCCCAAAACCAACCCCAAGCCTAAGGGTGTAAGCTGCTAGGGCCTGTACAGGTCCAGAGCTTATAGGGATGAGCCAGGTACCCAGGGGACATGGGATGGTATGGGAGGTCCAGCCAGGTGGCCCCAGCATGCACCGAGATCCCAGCTGAGGAAGCTCTGGAACACAAAGTGACACTTGGCACCTGGGCTGACCCCCCACAGGGCTGTCTCCAGGCCAGAAGAAGGATGCATGCAGGTGGCCTTATCATCACCCCCTTTTGGGGTCAGGTCTGAGGCCCATTTTTACCTACAGTTGTTTGCCAGACTCTCTGAGTGTTACATCTCTCAGGCAGCTGCTGCCTAGCCCCAGGTGTCCTGTTTGACATACCTCGGAGTACCTGGGCCCCAGTAAGTCCCTTCCTGGCCATCAGCTAAGGTCCCTATAATTTTTGGCCTTGGTCCCACAGAATGCCTATGACAATGTGACCCTGGATATAGAGCTGGCTCGCCGTGAGGGCTGGTGTTTTGGGGCCAAGCTGGTACGTGGTGCATACATGGCCCAGGAGCGTGCCCGTGCTGTGGAGATTGGCTATGAGGACCCCATCAACTCTACGTATGAGGCCACCAATGCTATGTACCACAGGTGAATCAGCCTTTCTGTCTTCTGTGTTTCCTGGGGTGGAGAGTGAGGACCTTAAGAAGATCATGCTCTGCTAACCCCATTCAAGTCCAGAAGCCTCTTGGAGGAGTGAGAGATGTATGTATTCTTCAGGGCATAAGtgatattttttatgttttatcatttttaaaaaaacattaaggcttttctttctttctcttttttcccctctcttctctatCTTTCACTCTATTTcttttgtactggtgattgaatccaggggcactgtaccactgagttacatccccagcccattttaaaactttttgagacagggtcttggtaagttcctgaggctggccacagcacctggcagaaaaagggaaaagtacAGAAAGATTTTGTTTCTATCTGGTTTTGAACCTGCATCATGTTGCATGGGGTGAATGTGATACCACTACACCAGGGAAAACACCTGTAGAAGTCTAccgaacaaaacaaaactggcttTAGTACCCCCAGCTGTTTCCTGTTGACACTGTGCAATAAGCACAGTGTTGACACTGTGCAATAAGAAATGTGCAATAAGCCCAGGGTGCCCAGCCCTCCCTATGATGGTGTCCCTACTATTTGCATTTTTGTTCACATGGTGGGAATGTTAGTGGTTGTTCACCTTCTACCTTTGGTCTCCAAGATCTTTTTGTGTAGCACAAGCAGTGCAACTGTATGTTTTTTCTCTGAGGTTTTATGTTCTTGTTGCAAATTCTAAGGGACCCTGAGTGTCTCTGCTGCAGCTCCCTTCCTGGCAGCACCCATTTCCAGGAGCCCACTATGCACATCTGTGCTGTGCACATGCCATGCCCATCAGTATTTACACAGTACACTGTCCTTTGCCCTTgctctttttcatttaattatacatctggatcctcctgtgtcagcagAGATGGCACTGTTAATGGTGGTATGTGTTTAATACACGTGCACAAGGTTATGTGTCCAGGGTCTATgatcttttctgtttattgtaaCAGGATTCATTGAACATCTTGTCCCCCTGTTGTGTACACCTGTTGTCACAAGTTTCTTGTCCTAGGACACAGTGTTGCAAgttcctagaaatggaattgctgggtcagagAGAATGTGCTCCAACCCTGATGGTGGTTATCCTTACTGCATGATGACCATACTGTTGAGTCTTGCTGGTGCATAGGGATGCTTACCTCATGCAAGCCCTCTAGACAtcacttccttttatttcctcaaaGAGTTAAGAAGTGAACCAGAAGCAAAGCTGCAGGTTCAGGCAAGCTCCCACCCAGCCCCTGTGCAGTGATAGCATGTTTGATGTGGGGAAGTCACAGCCCAGCTAGTTCTTTGTGAATTGTTTAGTCCAAGCTATTGCTCAATTTTTCTTGGTTGTTGATCCTTCCtctttatgaggtgctgagggaCAGAGGACTAGGTGCTATTTTTGTTTCTCCTAATGCTATGGGGTAGATACCCTTGGGAGGAGCTGCTTGCTGGATAGCTCTGGGCCGGTAAGGTCAGCAGTGAGGGGTACAGGCCTGGGGCTAGGCTCATGTGGCACTCTCCCCAGGTGCCTCAACTATGTCCTGGAGGAGCTGAAGCACAATTCTAAGGCTGAGGTAATGGTGGCCTCCCACAATGAGGACACCGTTCGTTTCACGCTGCGCAGGTAGGTGCTGCTCATCCTGAGCTGTTTTATTTTCCAAGGCTGGGGAAAACTGTCAGCACTCCAAGGGTCAGGGATCTCACAATGACCCATCAGGTGCTATAGATGATTTTGGGGATAACATCCATGGAACAAGCTGGTGTGGAGTCTTTAAGCCCTCTAGACCTAGCTGGCATTCTTGATGCTGCTCTGTAGTTACTTTAGTTTTTAACATTAATACATGACTTACTAAAGtttcaaattcaaaaaataattttttaggtGATTTAAATGGCTCACTGAAATGTCTTGGGGTGGTGTTAAATCTTAGAGCCCCTCAGGAGGGCTCtttgatgtgctgcctcatctatAAACAGTttccattaacattttaaattgcatttagaACTTAATagtctgttttctctttaaatgCTTATCCCATGGAGCACAACTTTGGGAGAAATCTAACAAGTCAAATACAGAAATAAGGTGAAGTAAATTCCTAAGTATTCTAGAATTTTCACCACGGTTCCATTTCTCATACCCAACCCAAAAGTGCCCTGAGGTATAGGTGTGCCAATCAGGATACCTAGATACAGGAAGCTAGTGATGAAACCATCAATGTGTAGATATTTTAGAGCCTAGAAAGTTTTGTATGATCCTATAAGACAGGAGAGAAGGGTGCTAGTCAGTTGGGGGCCCCTACCCTAACATCTGAGCATTGCCAACATTCTGTGAGCTACAgctgtactttaaaattttctactaactagattaaaagaaaaagatgaaattattttcaatattgttttaggactgaggatgtagtacaacagtagagcacctgcctagcatgtatggggacttgggttctatccccagcaagacacacacacacacaaatttttcattttttttgtactaaaTTTCCAACACCCCGTATTTGCCACTTGGCAGCACATATTAATTCAGACCAGCTTCCTTCTGAAGACCTGGGCTGTTGGTGGCTGCATATAGGATAGAATAGCTGTGCAGATATTATGGAGGAGCAGCCAGCAAGGGGAAGAcaagggtgggggtgggacagACCAGTCACCAAACAAAATCCCCTTGGGCTCTTTGAGGGCCCAGGAGCTTCCCTGGGCTAGGTGCAAGCTCTTTGTGTGTGGCGGGAGAGGCGGGGTGGGGTCAGGTCAGGATGTAGAGGTGTGGGAGAGGCAATGGGGAGGAAGAAGGGCTGAGGAAAGGGGGAACAGTGCCGGTCATGGGCCAAGGCAACCCAGGGAGAGCCTCCCTCTAGGAgctttgggggggtgggggtggcagcgtgtgtgtgtgtgtgtgtgtgtgtgtgtgtgtgcagcctAGTCATCTTGCTAGTAAAAGACTTGGTTGCGGGAGGCCAGAATCAAATGCTCAGCCCTACCCTGCAGGGGACAGAAGCTGGAGGGTAAGAGTTGGAGACTGGGTGTGGCAGAGGGGCCTCAGAGCTAAGACAGGGGCTCTCTACCATCCTCCCAGGGCAGTGTCTTAGGGCTGACTCCTCACCTGCCTGGTCTCATCTGTTCATAGGATGGAGGAGCTGAGCTTGCATCCAGCTGACAACCAGGTGTGCTTTGGACAGCTACTGGGCATGTGTGACCAAATCAGCTTCCCGTTGGGTAAGCTGGGTATTCCTGGGTGAGGTGTGGTTGGGAGACACCCTGGTGGGAAGGCAGAAAATAGAACTCACACCTGTGTCCCTGCTGTGTGTATAGGTCAGGCAGGCTTCTCTGTATACAAGTATGTGCCCTATGGCCCTGTGATGGAGGTGCTGCCCTACCTGTCCCGTCGAGCACTGGAGAACAGCGGCATTATGAAGGGCACCCAGCGGGAGCGTCAACTGCTGTGGCAGGAGTTGTGGCGGCGGCTTTGCACTGGCAACCTCCTCTACCGCCCAGCCTAGCTGCTGTGCCATCATGGCCACTCTACCACCTGTGATCTCCCACAGCCTTGGGGACAGGGATTTGGGGGTGTGAGTCTGGGTTGCCCCCAGGCTATACTACAATATTTGCCTTTTTATACCCAAGAATTTGAAACCTGTTGGACGTGGGATCAGTTGCCCTAGGTAGTCCCTGTCCCTGCCAGGATGTAGGCATTCAAGCCTGGGTTGAGTCCAGGTAACTTTCCTTTCATGAGTGGGCTCTAGACCCTATTTCTTAGATTCATGGGATTGTCTCCTGCCAGGGAGACCCACACCCCTGAACCTCATGGGTGGGTAGTGGCCCAGCTGGGAAGCCTACCCGGTCAATAAACCATTACTCTATAGCTGAAAACCCTCAACTCTACCATGGTGCCCTCACATGAAGTTAGCTCTGGGCAGCATAGAGGGAATGGTTTGGATGAGAAGACACTTCAAGTTCTGAAGATCATGTCTACCATGGATGGGGCAGGTTACACCTACCAACTGGCTGCAGTACAGACCCAGTCACCCATGATTCCATAATCCAAACTTGCATTCTGTACACAGGCAAACAGGTGATGGGGGCTGGGCAGCCCAGGAAGAGGGGAGCCCCAGGCAAGGTGTCAGTACACTGTGGTGGCTTTATCAGATGGGTGCTGCTTTCTGCTGCCTCCAACATTGCCACAGAGCTATCAGGAAAGGACTATATGTGGGCTCTGGCAGAAATGAGACACAACAGCCATGTGCAGGTGCCTTTATTTCTTTGGGTCACAGGACTTGTGCGCTGGAATTCCTTCTGCTTGGGGGCTTTAGCTGCCAAGGGAGAGGCCAAGACCATAAAACCTGGGGCCTGGCAGAGGTTTGGATGTGCCAATGGAATGGGAAGGTATAGAACCAATAGCCCTGGTCTCCACCCAGCACTGGGGCAGACAATGGGTAGGCCAGTCCTCCCTCCTTTTTATGACACCATCCTAGTGTTTGCACAGAAAACCCAAGACAAAGGTGGGTGACAGGTATCCACCCAGAGGCGGATACCAGGGCCTACAGGGTGCCAGGCAATGGGGCCATATGGCTGACTTCCCATGGAGGCTGGTACACTTGGAATGGCATGCAGGAGGGGAGCAAAGGAGGGTCCTGTGGGGTGCAGCAGGCCTAAGGAAGGTGGGCAGTACTCCCATGGCCAGCTGGCTCACCCTCCTGTGAGCAGCCAGGGTTCACCTGGCCTGACCTTAGAATGGTGATGCCCGCTGGTAAATGGGCATCAAATTTGGCAAGTGGCCAAATACCAGGAAGACAAGTTCTCTGCAGCTTTCTGGTGATCGTTGACAGGGCTGCATTCCCAGCAACGCTGGGTAGTGGTAGCCAGCAGGGACCCCCACCTGATCATAGGGCTGTCTTTCCTGCCTGGCAGCCCCTTTGTTGCAGCTTCCGAATGAGTTCCAACAGGTTCATCTGTAGCGTCAGCTCCTGGGATGCAGAAGGGGCCCCTGTGAGGGCCAGATGACACCACCTGGTGCTCTTCTGCCCTGGCCTGGAGGTGGATACCAGGACCTACAGGGTGCCAGGCAATGGGGCCCATGGAGGCTGGTACAATTGGAGTAGCATGCAGGAGGGGAGCAAAGGAGAATCCTGTGGGGGTGTAGCAGGCCTGAGGAAGGTGGGCAGTACTTCTATGGCCAGCTGGCTCACCCTCCTGTGGACCATGGGACTGGCCTCCATGTTCTTTTTAGAGTCTCACTTCCTTGCTACTCGCACCTACCATTGAACCTGGGCCTAACTCATCAGGGACTAGCAGTAAAACCCTAAATTTATTTGGGCCTTCAGGGACCAGTGATATGGGATGTGGCAGGTTAGGATCAGGTGCTGACCTGAGGGTTGGTGGTCACGTAGAAGCCAGCTACCCCTGCTTTCTCGAGTGTGCTCTGCTGGTCAGCCACTTTCCGGTCCAGCTCCAGAACAATCTTCCGGTCCATTGCCCGTTGTTCCTCCCGGATCCGATGCTCTACTGCCTGCCGCAGATGAAGGAAGTGTGGTTCCAGGCTCAGCTCCCCATCCTTCAATACCTCAAACACATGATTCTGCCTGCCACTTCCTCTTGAGTACCTTGCCCATCCCCACTGGTACTGGCTCCAGACCACAGGTATCCTTACCATACACtgtcctctcccttttcctcagCCTCACCAAATCTTGCAGAGGGGTTCTAAGAGGCTTCCCTGAAAGCCCCAGCAGCCTTGCACTTAGCATACATCTCTATAGCCACTACCCACACCCTTCCATGGCTGGTTAGTCACATATGAGTCTCCAGTTGACTCTGAATTTGCTGGGAGAAGGATGGACCCCTTTTTGGCTATCCCTGTCATTCTACCATTGTatttgcatgcatgaggccacaATGTCCTCCACTCAGCACCTGCTGTGTGTGTACCCCAGCCCACGAGAAGTTACCGTTTTAGGGAGTAGGAGAATCACTGGCCTTCActccccacccagccctggcACACCTCAGCCCCCATGGTGAAAAGCCATGTGCAGGTACTCACCAGATCTCTGGTGGCCCACCCAGGTCAAGACTCAGAATGACTGCAGCTCCTGAGCCACCCTGAGCCCTATTAGCAGAACCAGATAGTACCTGCAAGAAAGAGTCAGGCCTGGCCATCCCTCCCTGCCCCCTACCTCTAGCTCCCGATGCTGAGCTGCCTGGAGCACAGGTAGGTTGTGGGGTCGGCAGGCCTGCTGGGCCTCCAGGTGCTTCTGCCGCAGGGCCTGCCTGAGAACTGGGAGTGGAGTAGAGTTGTCAGGTTttggagagaggggaagagatcCAAAGCAGGTAAGAATGGGACCCAGAGAATACCTCATTCCTTGGTGCCTGCCCCTTCAGCCACGCCTAAGGGTGGGAAGCTCCACCTCATAATCCCACTCTGCCTGAAGCTCTGGGGATACCAGGAAGCTGAGTGGAGTCTCAGTTGGCCCAGACCTGACCTCACTCTGGGCAGGGTGCCCAGGGAACCTTTCTGCATATCCAGGGGACTTCAGAAGGTACTGGGCACTGAAGGAGGATGGAAAAGGGAATGTTGGTATAGAGTTGAGATCAGAGCTGCAGCCTAAGCTTGGAAGACCAAGGGTGGGTGTAGGAGGTGGGTGGGTAACTGAGATCTGGAGGCTTCTAGGCTCAGATGATAGAGTTTCAGTGGTGTCCTGCCTCATCATCTATGGGACACCAAAAGTGTTCAACAGACAAAGGCctgggaaagggaggggagagagttGCTGATAACCAGCTATGTGGCTGTGCTGTTCCATCCTTGGTACTGTCCTTCAGGGTAACAGAACTACCCCTCCCCATTGGCAGCTCCCAGCTGTTGCACAGCAGCCAGAGAAGTAGGAAGGGTGGGCACAGACCTGGAAAACCCCCATTTGGGTTAAGCCTGAGGTATCAGGAGTCAGCAGAAGTTCCATGCTGAGGAGTTTATGTTGTTCCAAAAGGATCTCACCTTCCACCACTGAACAAGGCTCCATAGTCCCTGCTAAACTATGCCACAAACATAGACAGGTGCAAACTGTCCATTCTGATGGGCTGAtcagagaaggaagggaacactAGATGAATAGCAGCCAATGCCTTACACCTTATTGTCTAAGCATCAAATGGCCATGCCTCCCCAGCGGGATGGGGTTGCTGGCAGGCCACACTCCCAGATTCCACTgggtaagcaaaaaaaaaaaaaaaaaaaaaaaaaaaaattaaggaaagccATGCCAACTACCTGCTCAGAAGGTGCCTGGTTTTAGTAATAACCAAGGAAAACAAAGGCCAATCACCATCTGTTAAATTAGCTGAAGGAAAGGCAGAAAGTCAGCACAGGCCTGTCCTCTGCTGGTCATACCAGGATCTGGCCCAAGCCTTCTGAAGGACAAGTACCAAATGCTCCAGAGAGTTACCAAAAACCATCCCACTAAAAGCAactaggggggctggggatatagctcagtgggtagagtgcttgccttgcaagcacaaggcaccgggttcaatccccagcaccgcaaaaaaaaaaaaaaaaaaaaaaaaaaaaataaataaataaataaaggcaaccAGGGTTCTATGAAGAAATGGCTGATTCCAGGATTGAGgcagagaaagaacaagaaaaacgAGCCTGAATATCTTGGAACAAAAAGCAAGGAAGTGCTGGAAAAATAATGGGAATACATCAGAAGGAGACAGTCTGAAGCTCTCCACATGGCAAACATGGCACAGTTTgagcattaaaaagaatgagctaTGTACTTTGGCTCTATGAACTATGTGCACccaatgaaaatgtttaaaaatacagcTGCTCAAGCATTTAgggaagaattaataccaattaCACATAAACTCTTTGGGAAAACTTGAGAGACCACTTCTCCACAAATTCTAAAAGGCTGGCCCTTACTCTGACACccaaactaacaaaaatattacAAGGAAACTACAAACCAATGTCTGTCATGAACATAGAGGCAAAAATGCTTAATAACattttagcaaatcaaatccaaaatagacaaaaagaacaatacatcatgaccaagtgggatttatccctaGAATGCAGTTCatctcagaaattttaaaaaatcaatgtaattcactGAAGTAACAGAAAAACCATCTGATCATCTCCATAATGCaagaaaaggaattaataaaatCCAACTTTCATTCTCAATAGAAACACATTGATTCTGGGGCACATGGACATTGCATGCCCTCATGGGGAAGGGGCCTTGCAACGctagaaggaatttttttttgtcatcaacATTTATCCTACATCTAATCAGGCCTCTACCTGCTGTCCAGATTACAAAAAACAACAGTTTGGAGACAAGTTAAATGACAGCATGAGGAAACAATCAAACAGATGCAGAACAGGGACATTTTACAGGTAGAATGCACTGAATTCTTCAATGAGTCAGTGCCTCTATAAATGTTAGGAACTATTCCAGAAGAGATCTAAGTAACCAACTGCAGGGCATGAACCTGGACTGGATCCTTAATTATAAAGTGACAATTTGAGACCTGTTAGGTAATGTGACCACGACACACTTGGAATGGTTTACTGTGATTGTGTAGGAGAACATTATTTTAGAGCACTGTCTCAGTCTTGGGCCAAGGTTTGACCCTAGAGTTGTCTGCAGACATGTCTGGTTGTCATGACTAGGAGAGGGTGCTTCTGTCATCCTGTGATGCACAGGACACTACCTCACCATAAAGATTCACTCGTCTAAATGTCAACAGTGTTGGGTTGAAAATCCTGGTATAGTGGAATGCTGAGGACTTCTGATGAAGTGCTAAGGTGTTACATAAATGAACTATGGCAAAATATTATTGAGTTTAGGTGGAGAGCAAAATGGTATTCATTATACAGTTCTTTcaatttttacaaatgttttacctctttttataacaaagttggaaaaaaataaaatagcaaaggtAAAAATCTGATAGTGTATGGGTAGCTACCTATTATAATTCTCAGCAAGGGGCTGTCAAGCCCTGAGTGGGACACAAAGGAGGAAGCAAGCCTGTGGATCAAGTGGAAAGCTCTTGCGGTTGCTAAGGGTGCTACAGGGCACACTGCTCAGGAATTCTATGAGCAGC encodes the following:
- the LOC124990428 gene encoding protein DGCR6 isoform X1; amino-acid sequence: MERYAGSLEESVDGARQQERHYQLLSALQSLVKELPSSFQQRLSYTTLSDLALALLDGTVFEIVQGLLEIQHLTEKSLYNQRLRLQNEHRVLRQALRQKHLEAQQACRPHNLPVLQAAQHRELEAVEHRIREEQRAMDRKIVLELDRKVADQQSTLEKAGVAGFYVTTNPQVLVSTSRPGQKSTRWCHLALTGAPSASQELTLQMNLLELIRKLQQRGCQAGKTAL
- the LOC124990428 gene encoding protein DGCR6 isoform X2, which encodes MERYAGSLEESVDGARQQERHYQLLSALQSLVKELPSSFQQRLSYTTLSDLALALLDGTVFEIVQGLLEIQHLTEKSLYNQRLRLQNEHRVLRQALRQKHLEAQQACRPHNLPVLQAAQHRELEAVEHRIREEQRAMDRKIVLELDRKVADQQSTLEKAGVAGFYVTTNPQELTLQMNLLELIRKLQQRGCQAGKTAL
- the LOC124990428 gene encoding protein DGCR6 isoform X3, with the protein product MERYAGSLEESVDGARQQERHYQLLSALQSLVKELPSSFQQRLSYTTLSDLALALLDGTVFEIVQGLLEIQHLTEKSLYNQRLRLQNEHRVLRQALRQKHLEAQQACRPHNLPVLQAAQHRELEAVEHRIREEQRAMDRKIVLELDRKVADQQSTLEKAGVAGFYVTTNPQGPLLHPRS